GCACGAAATCGATATCGGTAGCAAAGCTTCGCGAGAGGCTTTCGAAGCCGCGACCGATGAAGATTCGTATTCGGATGGCAAATACGATACCCGCAGCCTGGAAGCCTCTTACCTAGCTGGCGGTCAGGCGCAGATCGTTAAAGAACTAGGAGATGCGCTTCAGGGTTTTAACTTAATGAAAGCCCAACACTTCATCACTCCTCCATCCCAGCAAATCGGGCTAGGATCATTGGTAGAGATAAAAGGATCCAATTCAAACACCTGGTATATAGTGGGCCCGGGCGGAGGCGGAATGGACATCGAAGTCAATGGAACCGCCATTACCGTTTTGACCCTTCACTCACCCCTTGGATTGTCTCTCGCCTCCAAAAGAGAAGGAGACGAAGTAGAAATGCCAGAGAGCACCGCAACGGTGATGCAAGTTCTATAACCTTATTGAGCGAGGTGGTCTGAATGCAAAACCTAGGCTACCTAACCGATTGTATCTTCCATAAGCTCAATGGTGTTATTGAGAAGAAGGAAGCTTACATCCTCATCAAAACGCCTTCGAATCCGACTTATCACTGGGGGAATTTGCTACATTTCCAGAAGGCTCCCAAAGAAAGCAGTTTTGCAAGGTGGATGGAGTATTTCAAAAAGGAGTTTGGAGAGAGCTGCAGTCATGTCACCTTCGCTTGGGATGAAGAAGCTAAAGGTGAGATAAAGGATTTCCTAGCCGCCGGCTTCGATTGGGACGAACAAATCGTTCTCCAAGCGGAGGAACCGCAATTAGATTCCGAGTTAAACAAGGACGTTGATGTTCGACCTATTTCAACAGAGGAAGATTGGCGGGCTGTGATAGATCTACAGATTCAAATGAATGATCAGGAGAAAACACCTGGCTTTATAGAATTTAAGGAAAAAGCATTTGCCACTATTCGAAACAATCAGGAGCAGGGATACGGCTCTTGGTGGGGCGCATTCCTCAATGGAAAATTAGTAGGCGACATGGGGTTGTTTTTTGATGACGAAAATGGAATTGGCCGATTTCAAAGCGTGGAGACCCACCCGGACTTTCAGAATCGCAGGTTCTGCAAAACCTTACTTAAATCAGTCATAACCCATGCAATCGAAGCAAGAGGCATTTCGAATCTCGTGATTGTCACCGAATCCGAC
This genomic stretch from Opitutia bacterium ISCC 52 harbors:
- a CDS encoding GreA/GreB family elongation factor, whose product is MDKLAVIDEVIKALQHEIDIGSKASREAFEAATDEDSYSDGKYDTRSLEASYLAGGQAQIVKELGDALQGFNLMKAQHFITPPSQQIGLGSLVEIKGSNSNTWYIVGPGGGGMDIEVNGTAITVLTLHSPLGLSLASKREGDEVEMPESTATVMQVL
- a CDS encoding GNAT family N-acetyltransferase, which gives rise to MQNLGYLTDCIFHKLNGVIEKKEAYILIKTPSNPTYHWGNLLHFQKAPKESSFARWMEYFKKEFGESCSHVTFAWDEEAKGEIKDFLAAGFDWDEQIVLQAEEPQLDSELNKDVDVRPISTEEDWRAVIDLQIQMNDQEKTPGFIEFKEKAFATIRNNQEQGYGSWWGAFLNGKLVGDMGLFFDDENGIGRFQSVETHPDFQNRRFCKTLLKSVITHAIEARGISNLVIVTESDNHTRHVYRSCGFADHSKQCGVCLPKPYWKEHG